The sequence CTAAACCAGGCAAAATTGCGGGGAAAAATTTTCCGTGGTTATGCCTCAGATTGGGTTGGGTAATTGTGTAACATGCTTTCATCTAACAAGATACCCAATAGGAGAGTCTGGCATGGATGATGCAGAATAGCAGAAATGAGACCATGCTAACCCTGACGGCAAGGAGGCTGATGTGTTCACCGGCAAGGGATTCTGGCGGTTCATGAAAATGGTTACCGGGGCCGGTTTTCTGTTTTCTTTGGAGATGCTGGTCCTGCTCTATATTTTCTTCTGATTGGCCCGCTCCTCGGCAGACAACCAGAGCGGCGCTGTTATGCTCCTGAATTTTGAAGTCCGGATACGGCCTTTTCCCGACCGGGGAAAAGGCCTTTTTGTGTTGGCTGCCGCGGGGTGAAAACATGCTTCAGCACTAATAAGGTTGATAAATGGCTGGATTCACGCTAATTTACTTTTCTTATTTAAGTTAGGCTGGGAATGGGCGGTAGTCCGGGAAACGTTTTCAAGTAGAGAACTATGGTTCTGCATAAAAAAGATGTTCCTGAAATCAAGACTTTCAGCAAACTGTTCGGCAGGAGCGCCGAAGCCGCGGTACGCTCGCCGGCACGGATAAACATTATCGGAGAGCACACGGACTACAACGACGGGTTCGTCTTTCCGGCCTCGATCAATCGCAGCATGCGGATTGCCGCCGCAAAACGAAAGGACCGCACCTGCAGGATCCATTCGCTTCGCTATGACACGACAGTGAAAATTAGGCTCGACGAGTTGAAAAAAAACCGCGACTGGACGGACTATATCTCGGGTACGCTCAAGGAGCTGCTTGTCCGCAAACTGCCGGTGGGCGGGTTCGATGCGGTGATCGGCGGAGATTTACCGGTGGCCAGCGGCCTGAGCAGTTCGGCGGCGCTGGAACTGGCGGTCAGCGGAGTATGCCAGGCGCTGTTCGATTTCGAGGTGGAGGCCTGGGAGGATATCAAGCTGGCGCGGCGCGCGGAAAACCATTTCGTGGGCGTGAATTGCGGGATCATGGATCAGTTTTCGATCAAGATGGGCCGTAAGGGCCATGGGCTGTTCCTCGATTGCCGCTCTCTGGAGTACGAGGCTGTTCCCATCCCGGAGGACGAGCTTGTCTTCGTGATCGCCGACAGCAGGGTTGAGCGCGGCCTGGGCAATACCGAGTACCACGCCCGCCAGAAACAGTGCGAGCGCGGCAGTCTGTTTTTCAGGTCGATCAACAAATCACTCAAGAGCCTGCGCGATGTCAGCGAGGACCTGCTGATAGTCAACCGGGAGAAGTTGGACCCGGTGGTTTACCGCCGCTGCCGTCACGTAATCACTGAGAACCGTCGCGTGCAGAAAGCGGTGGAGGCGCTGAAACAGCCGGACATGAAACTGTTCGGCGAGATGATGAATATCAGCCACGAAAGCTGCAAGAACGATTTCGAGGTCAGCTGCCAGGAGCTGGATATCCTGGTGGAACTTGCCCGCAAGGTTCCGGGCGTGCTGGGGGCCAGGATGACCGGGGCCGGATTCGGCGGCTGCACGATCAACCTTGTCAGCCGCAACAGGGTGGATGAATTCCAGGAAAAAGTGGGCCGTCTCTATCAAAGCAGTACCGGTCTGGAGCCCGGCTTCATAGTAACCGGCGCCGAGGATGGAGTCGAAACACGCAGGTTCTGATTGTTGGCAGGTAGAAAAAAGGCGCCCGGATTTGTTCCGGGCGCCTTTTTTGTTTCGGGCAACTGCCCGGCCGGCTCTAATTACTCAGCTTGGTCAGGATATCCAGCAGGTCGAAAATGTCCACCCGGCCGTTGCCGTCCGCATCAGCCCCGGCGGTGGCTCCTTTCTTGCCTCCCAGGATACTCAACACGTCCAGCACATCGAAGATATCGATCTTGCCGTCGTCGTTGGAGTCTCCGGCGGTCACTCCAGCCACACCATCGAGCAGGATCGAGAACTGGTAAGCCGACCCGGGAGCGGTCGCCGGGTCGGTGACAGTATACTCCTCGTCGCTGGCTTCGATATAATAGTAGATCGTGTTGCCTTCCTTCTGCCCCGGAATATCGCCGGTGAACCCGTTGACCAGCGTCGTATCGGGTTTCATCTCCACAAAATTGTAATTCTCGCCATCGGTGGAATAGTACAGCCTGGCCGTGCGAAGCAGGACGTTGTCCACGATAATCGTGGTCACGTTATACGGCCCGGATTCGTTGGTGGTGCTCACGAGCTTGGAGGTGAAACTGATCACCGGCTCGGCCAGGTCGAGAATCACGCCCAGGGTGAAATCGGTGTAGAGCAACAGGTCCACCGACGCGGTGGCGGTGTTGGCCGCCGTATCCAGCTGGGTGGCGAGCTGCACGAAATTACCCGCTGCGTCGAGACCGAATACCGAGATCGCCGACTCCTCGAACTCCGGAATATCGGTGGCCGGGATATCGCGGTCCTGGTAAGTCAGAGTCAGCTCGAACTGCAGCGAGGTCAAGCTGCTCAGCAGGTCGCTGGAGAGGTCCAGGCCCCATCCGCGGCGCACGCCGTAGAAATCGCCTGCCGCCGCCCCGTCATCACTGAGGAACGGCAGGACTTTCACCTTGTCCTTGCTGCCGGCGAGTTCCGGATACCTCGAGTTGAGGTCGAAATCCGCCATGCCGGCCAGCAGAGTTTCCCCGGCTGGATTGCCGCCCTCAAGCGTGCCGGAGGTCTCGCTGCCGGTTATCTGGCCGCTGACAGGATCGGAGCCGTTGTTCGTTATCCGGAAGCTGAGCCCGGTGCCGGTAAACTCGTGGGCGAACGGATCACCGCCGGGCGGTACTTCCGGTACGTCCACGTCGCTCCGCCTGATGATCTTGAACTCGATCCTCATCGTGTCCACGCCGCCGCGGGAATCATCGGCGGTTACCTTGAACACGGCCGAGGGAATCTGCGAGTTGGCGTCCAGCAGTGCGGTATTGAATACGAATACGCTGTTGTT is a genomic window of Candidatus Glassbacteria bacterium containing:
- a CDS encoding galactokinase; amino-acid sequence: MVLHKKDVPEIKTFSKLFGRSAEAAVRSPARINIIGEHTDYNDGFVFPASINRSMRIAAAKRKDRTCRIHSLRYDTTVKIRLDELKKNRDWTDYISGTLKELLVRKLPVGGFDAVIGGDLPVASGLSSSAALELAVSGVCQALFDFEVEAWEDIKLARRAENHFVGVNCGIMDQFSIKMGRKGHGLFLDCRSLEYEAVPIPEDELVFVIADSRVERGLGNTEYHARQKQCERGSLFFRSINKSLKSLRDVSEDLLIVNREKLDPVVYRRCRHVITENRRVQKAVEALKQPDMKLFGEMMNISHESCKNDFEVSCQELDILVELARKVPGVLGARMTGAGFGGCTINLVSRNRVDEFQEKVGRLYQSSTGLEPGFIVTGAEDGVETRRF